A window of the Kosakonia radicincitans DSM 16656 genome harbors these coding sequences:
- a CDS encoding porin OmpC, which yields MKVKVLSLLVPALLVAGAANAAEVYNKDGNKLDLYGKVDGLHYFSDDKGSDGDQTYVRFGFKGETQVNDQVTGYGQWEYNVQANDTESASDQAWTRVAFAGIRVTDAGSFDYGRNYGVIYDVTSWTDVLPEFGGDTYGSDNFMQQRANGLATYRNTDFFGLVDGLNFALQYQGKNGSVSGENDTGRSTLKQNGDGYGASLTYDLGAGFSVGGAMSSSRRTADQNVTTNAALFGEGDRAEVYSGGLKYDANNIYLAAQYSQTYNATRFGNSQSTSDIYGFANKAQNFEVVAQYQFDFGLRPSIAYLQSKGKDITNNTGTVNYGDQDILKYIDVGATYYFNKNMSTYVDYKINLLDDNDFTRSAGISTDNIVALGLVYQF from the coding sequence ATGAAAGTTAAAGTACTGTCCCTTCTGGTACCAGCTCTGCTGGTAGCAGGCGCAGCAAATGCGGCTGAAGTTTATAACAAAGATGGCAACAAATTAGATCTGTACGGCAAAGTAGATGGTCTGCACTATTTCTCTGACGACAAAGGTTCTGATGGCGATCAGACATACGTGCGTTTCGGCTTCAAAGGCGAAACTCAGGTAAACGATCAGGTTACTGGCTACGGCCAGTGGGAATATAACGTTCAGGCTAACGACACTGAATCTGCAAGCGATCAGGCATGGACTCGTGTGGCTTTCGCCGGTATCCGCGTGACTGATGCAGGCTCTTTCGACTACGGTCGTAACTACGGCGTAATTTACGATGTAACGTCCTGGACCGACGTTCTGCCGGAATTCGGCGGCGACACTTACGGTTCAGATAACTTCATGCAACAACGTGCAAACGGCCTTGCCACCTACCGTAACACCGACTTCTTCGGTCTGGTTGATGGCCTGAACTTTGCTCTGCAGTATCAGGGTAAAAACGGCAGCGTCAGTGGTGAAAACGACACAGGTCGTAGCACGCTGAAACAGAATGGCGATGGCTACGGTGCATCTCTGACCTACGATCTGGGCGCAGGCTTCAGCGTCGGTGGTGCAATGTCTTCTTCTCGTCGTACTGCTGACCAGAACGTGACTACCAATGCTGCTTTGTTCGGTGAAGGCGACCGCGCTGAAGTGTACAGCGGCGGTCTGAAATACGATGCCAACAATATTTACCTGGCGGCACAGTACTCTCAGACCTATAACGCAACTCGTTTCGGTAACTCTCAGAGCACCAGCGATATCTACGGTTTTGCTAACAAAGCACAGAACTTCGAAGTGGTTGCTCAGTACCAGTTCGACTTCGGTCTGCGTCCGTCCATCGCTTACCTGCAATCTAAAGGTAAGGACATCACCAACAACACCGGTACCGTTAACTACGGCGATCAGGATATCCTGAAATACATCGATGTTGGCGCGACCTACTACTTCAACAAAAACATGTCCACCTATGTTGATTACAAAATCAACCTGCTGGACGACAACGACTTTACCCGTTCTGCCGGTATCTCTACCGACAACATCGTTGCACTGGGCCTGGTTTACCAGTTCTAA
- the apbE gene encoding FAD:protein FMN transferase ApbE, translated as MTMTIFRSFVAASLLLLAGCDRSEQAQPTVLEGKTMGTFWRVSLVDIDAQRAQALQQKIQAQLDADDRLMSTWKSDSALMRFNHATSTAPWPVSAAMADIVTIALRVGEKTDGAMDITVGPLVNLWGFGPDKQPIVSPTQAQIDAAKARTGLQHLTVINRAGEQFLQKDLPDLFVDLSTVGEGYAADHLARLMEHEGIARYLVSVGGALASRGMNAQGQPWQVAIQKPTDRENVAQAVVDINGHGISTSGSYRNYYELDGKRISHIIDPRTGRPIDHRLVSVTVIAPTALEADAWDTGLMVLGTDKAKKVVTREGLAVFMIMKEGDGFSTWMSPQFSSFLVSEKN; from the coding sequence ATGACAATGACTATTTTCCGCAGCTTCGTGGCCGCCTCGCTGCTGTTATTGGCTGGCTGCGATCGCAGCGAACAGGCGCAACCAACCGTGCTGGAAGGCAAAACGATGGGGACTTTCTGGCGCGTTAGTCTGGTGGATATTGATGCGCAGCGCGCTCAGGCGCTACAGCAAAAAATTCAGGCTCAGCTGGATGCTGACGATCGTTTAATGTCAACGTGGAAGAGCGATTCTGCGCTAATGCGCTTTAATCACGCGACCAGTACCGCGCCCTGGCCGGTCAGCGCCGCAATGGCGGATATCGTGACCATCGCTTTGCGGGTCGGGGAAAAAACGGACGGTGCAATGGATATTACCGTTGGGCCGCTGGTGAATCTGTGGGGATTTGGTCCGGATAAACAACCGATAGTCAGCCCAACGCAGGCGCAAATCGATGCGGCAAAAGCCCGTACCGGCTTGCAGCATCTGACGGTGATTAACCGCGCGGGGGAACAATTCCTGCAAAAAGATCTGCCGGATCTGTTCGTCGATTTATCGACAGTCGGTGAAGGCTATGCGGCGGATCATCTGGCGCGGCTTATGGAGCATGAAGGGATTGCCCGCTATCTGGTTTCCGTCGGCGGCGCGCTTGCCAGCCGGGGCATGAATGCGCAGGGCCAGCCGTGGCAGGTAGCGATTCAGAAACCGACCGATCGTGAAAATGTCGCGCAAGCCGTGGTCGATATTAACGGTCATGGGATCAGCACCTCCGGAAGTTATCGCAACTATTACGAGCTGGATGGCAAACGTATTTCGCATATTATCGATCCGCGCACCGGGCGTCCCATCGATCACCGCCTGGTTTCGGTCACTGTGATTGCACCTACGGCGCTGGAAGCGGATGCGTGGGACACCGGCTTAATGGTACTGGGTACCGATAAAGCCAAAAAAGTGGTGACGCGAGAAGGGTTGGCGGTATTTATGATCATGAAAGAGGGTGACGGTTTTAGCACCTGGATGTCGCCGCAATTTTCTTCCTTCCTGGTCAGCGAAAAAAATTAA
- the ada gene encoding bifunctional DNA-binding transcriptional regulator/O6-methylguanine-DNA methyltransferase Ada: MNETTLLDEQRWQAVLARNPQADGQFVFAVLTTGIFCRPSCRARHALRQNVRFFPDADSAVAAGFRPCKRCQPDKAHPQQQRLDKVATACRLLEQDTPVTLDQLATEVGISPYHFHRLFKSVTGMTPKAWQQAFRARRLRNTLAESDTVTDAVLAAGFPDSSSYYRQADAALGMTARQFRRGGDDADIRYALSDCALGRCLVAESERGICAILLADSDEQLLAELHTIFPHARNVQGDEAMLERVAQVIRRLDRADAPFTLPLDLRGTAFQLQVWQALRELPAGTTISYQRLAQQIGKPGAVRAVASACAANKLAIVIPCHRVVRGDGALSGYRWGIARKAQLLQREAKKEES; this comes from the coding sequence ATGAACGAGACGACTTTACTTGATGAACAGCGCTGGCAGGCGGTGCTGGCGCGCAACCCACAGGCGGATGGTCAGTTTGTTTTTGCGGTGCTGACCACCGGTATCTTCTGCCGCCCGTCTTGTCGCGCGCGCCACGCCCTGCGCCAGAATGTGCGTTTCTTCCCGGATGCCGATAGCGCTGTTGCCGCGGGTTTTCGCCCATGCAAACGTTGCCAGCCCGATAAAGCGCATCCGCAACAGCAGCGGCTGGATAAAGTGGCCACCGCTTGTCGATTGCTGGAGCAGGATACGCCTGTCACCCTCGATCAACTGGCAACTGAGGTGGGCATCAGTCCGTACCATTTTCATCGCCTGTTTAAATCGGTGACCGGGATGACACCGAAAGCCTGGCAGCAAGCCTTCCGCGCCCGGCGTCTGCGCAACACGCTGGCAGAGAGCGACACGGTGACCGATGCCGTGCTGGCGGCGGGGTTCCCCGACAGTAGCAGCTACTATCGCCAGGCGGATGCCGCGCTGGGAATGACGGCGCGTCAGTTTCGCCGTGGCGGTGACGATGCTGATATTCGTTACGCCCTGAGTGACTGTGCGCTGGGGCGCTGTCTGGTGGCGGAAAGTGAACGGGGCATCTGTGCCATTTTACTGGCCGACAGTGATGAACAACTGTTGGCAGAACTGCATACGATTTTTCCTCATGCCCGAAACGTGCAGGGCGATGAGGCGATGCTTGAACGCGTCGCGCAGGTGATCCGCCGTCTTGATCGTGCGGATGCGCCATTTACATTGCCGCTGGATTTGCGCGGCACGGCTTTCCAGCTCCAGGTATGGCAGGCGCTGCGCGAACTCCCTGCTGGCACAACGATCAGCTATCAGCGCCTTGCGCAGCAAATAGGCAAACCCGGTGCGGTGAGGGCGGTGGCCAGCGCCTGCGCAGCGAATAAGCTGGCGATTGTTATCCCTTGTCATCGCGTGGTACGTGGCGATGGCGCGCTCTCCGGTTATCGCTGGGGAATCGCACGCAAAGCGCAACTACTGCAACGGGAAGCGAAAAAAGAGGAGAGTTAA
- the alkB gene encoding DNA oxidative demethylase AlkB codes for MLDLFADEEPWQEPLAPGAVVLRRFALPHVEALMRGIAQVVGQSPLRHMVTPGGYTMSVAMTNCGRLGWTTNQHGYLYAPVDPQTAQPWPEMPAAFTALCHKASIAAGYPEFRPDACLINRYAPGAKLSLHQDKDEPDLRAPIVSVSLGLPAIFQFGGLKRNDPLQRLMLEHGDIVVWGGESRLFYHGIAPLKAGYHPVTGECRYNLTFRQAGNSE; via the coding sequence ATGCTCGATTTGTTTGCCGATGAAGAACCCTGGCAGGAGCCGCTGGCGCCCGGCGCGGTGGTGCTGCGCCGTTTCGCGCTGCCACATGTGGAAGCGCTGATGCGCGGCATTGCGCAGGTGGTTGGCCAGTCGCCGCTGCGCCATATGGTCACGCCGGGTGGGTATACCATGTCCGTGGCGATGACCAATTGCGGCAGGCTTGGCTGGACGACTAATCAGCACGGTTATCTCTACGCGCCTGTCGATCCGCAAACGGCGCAGCCGTGGCCGGAAATGCCGGCTGCGTTCACGGCGCTATGTCATAAAGCCAGCATTGCGGCGGGTTACCCTGAGTTTCGCCCGGATGCCTGCCTGATCAACCGTTACGCGCCTGGTGCGAAGTTATCGCTGCATCAGGATAAGGACGAACCTGATTTGCGCGCGCCGATTGTCTCTGTCTCGCTGGGCTTACCGGCTATTTTCCAGTTTGGTGGGCTGAAGCGTAACGATCCGCTGCAACGATTGATGCTGGAACATGGCGATATTGTGGTGTGGGGCGGTGAATCGCGGCTCTTTTATCATGGCATCGCGCCGCTGAAAGCGGGTTATCACCCGGTGACTGGCGAGTGTCGTTACAACCTGACGTTCCGCCAGGCTGGCAACAGCGAATAA
- a CDS encoding multidrug ABC transporter permease/ATP-binding protein, translating into MELLLLVWRQYRWPFVAVLALTLASAALGIGLIAFINQRLIETVDISLAVLPEFLGLLLLLMAVTLGSQLALTTLGHHFIYRLRSEFIKRILDTPVERIEQLGSASLLAGLTSDVRNITIAFVRLPELVQGIILTVGSCIYLAMLSGKMLVITALWMALTIWGGFILVSRVYKHMATLRETEDKLYNDFQTVLEGRKELNLNRERAEHIFEKMYLPDAREYRHHIIRADTFHLSAVNWSNIMMLGAIGLVFWMANSLGWADTNVAATYSLTLLFLRTPLLSAVGALPTLLSAQVAFKKLKHFALAPYQPAFPRPQAFPGWKTLELRNVTFKYQENDFSVGPINMTLNRGELVFLIGGNGSGKSTLAMLLTGLYQPVSGEILLDGKPMAQDRPEDYRKLFSAVFTDVWLFDDLLGPEGKPADPALVDKWLDQLKMAHKLELNNGKILNLKLSKGQKKRVALLLALAEERDILLLDEWAADQDPHFRRDFYQVLLPLMQQMGKTIFAISHDDHYFTHADRLLEMRNGQLTELVGEERAQASRDAVSRTA; encoded by the coding sequence ATGGAACTCCTTCTTCTTGTCTGGCGGCAGTATCGCTGGCCATTCGTGGCGGTACTGGCGCTTACCCTTGCCAGCGCTGCATTGGGTATCGGGCTGATCGCTTTTATTAACCAGCGTCTGATCGAAACCGTCGATATATCATTGGCCGTGCTACCGGAATTTCTCGGCTTGCTGCTGCTGTTAATGGCGGTGACACTCGGCTCGCAACTGGCGCTGACCACGCTCGGCCACCATTTCATTTACCGTCTGCGTAGTGAATTTATCAAACGGATCCTCGATACGCCGGTGGAGCGCATTGAACAACTGGGCAGCGCGTCGCTACTGGCCGGGTTGACCAGCGATGTGCGCAACATCACCATCGCTTTTGTGCGCCTGCCGGAACTGGTGCAGGGCATTATCCTGACTGTAGGTTCGTGCATTTATCTGGCGATGCTATCCGGCAAAATGCTGGTGATCACTGCACTGTGGATGGCGCTGACCATCTGGGGCGGCTTTATTCTGGTTTCCCGCGTGTATAAACATATGGCGACGCTGCGCGAGACGGAAGACAAGCTCTATAACGATTTCCAGACGGTGCTGGAAGGGCGCAAAGAGCTGAATCTGAATCGGGAACGCGCCGAACATATTTTCGAGAAGATGTACCTGCCGGATGCGCGCGAGTACCGCCACCATATTATTCGTGCCGACACTTTCCATCTCAGCGCCGTCAACTGGTCGAACATTATGATGCTCGGCGCGATTGGCCTCGTGTTCTGGATGGCAAATAGTCTGGGCTGGGCGGATACCAACGTTGCGGCAACCTATTCGCTGACGCTGCTATTTTTACGTACGCCGTTGCTGTCGGCGGTCGGCGCATTGCCGACGCTGTTGAGCGCCCAGGTTGCTTTCAAAAAACTGAAGCATTTTGCTCTGGCGCCGTATCAGCCAGCATTTCCGCGTCCGCAGGCTTTTCCCGGCTGGAAAACGCTGGAGCTGCGCAACGTGACCTTTAAATATCAGGAGAATGATTTCTCTGTCGGCCCGATCAACATGACGCTGAACCGGGGCGAACTGGTGTTTCTGATTGGGGGCAACGGCAGCGGTAAATCAACGCTGGCGATGCTGCTGACCGGGCTGTATCAGCCAGTTTCCGGCGAGATCCTGCTGGATGGTAAACCGATGGCGCAGGATCGCCCGGAAGATTATCGCAAACTGTTCTCGGCGGTGTTTACCGATGTCTGGTTGTTTGACGATCTGCTCGGGCCGGAAGGTAAACCGGCGGATCCGGCGCTGGTCGATAAGTGGCTGGATCAGTTGAAGATGGCGCATAAACTGGAACTGAACAACGGCAAGATCCTCAATCTGAAGCTCTCGAAAGGGCAGAAAAAGCGCGTGGCGCTGCTGCTGGCGCTGGCGGAAGAGCGCGATATTTTGTTGCTTGACGAATGGGCGGCCGATCAGGATCCCCATTTCCGCCGCGATTTCTACCAGGTGTTGCTGCCGCTGATGCAACAGATGGGGAAAACCATTTTTGCCATCAGCCACGATGATCACTATTTTACCCACGCCGACCGCCTGCTGGAGATGCGCAATGGTCAGTTGACTGAGTTGGTCGGTGAAGAGCGCGCGCAAGCTTCCCGCGACGCCGTCTCCCGCACTGCCTGA
- the mgtE gene encoding magnesium transporter produces the protein MSLSKKNSVKLRDEERARLIWLLITHKPLTASLLGQLTLAEQVDSAALERDLAEVNALVSHLPPPDLADTLEALPVDERHALWRLVSDDKRGKVLLEASENVWDDLIDEMSDRALLDALQTLDIDDQIWLVQHLPRNLTGRLMATLPRAERNRMREVMRYGKNCVGAIMEFEVITVRSEVTLAAVQRYLRRLGKMPDNTDKLFVIGRDNRLMGELALQTILLNAAGRRVSEVMDADPVAFSPEEDAEKVARTFERDNLLSAAVVDDNGMLMGRLTIDEIVNVVYEETDNDLRQMGGLSAEEDVFAPVSKAVKTRWAWLAINLCTAFIASRVIDGFEHTISQLVALASLMPIVAGIGGNTGNQTITMIVRALALQNIQPGNFAFLIMRELGVALINGLVWGGIMGCITWWLYDDAALGGVMTLAMVLNLLMAALMGVLIPMIMTRLGRDPAVGSSVMITAITDTGGFFIFLGLATLFLL, from the coding sequence ATGTCATTGAGCAAAAAAAACAGCGTCAAACTGCGCGACGAGGAGCGTGCGCGCCTGATTTGGTTACTGATCACCCATAAACCGCTTACCGCCTCACTGCTCGGACAACTCACCCTCGCCGAGCAGGTGGATAGCGCTGCGCTGGAGCGGGATCTGGCAGAGGTTAACGCGCTGGTCTCCCACTTGCCGCCACCGGATCTCGCCGATACGCTGGAGGCCTTGCCGGTAGATGAACGCCACGCATTATGGCGGCTGGTGAGCGATGATAAACGCGGCAAAGTTCTGCTTGAAGCGTCGGAAAATGTCTGGGATGACCTGATTGATGAGATGAGCGACCGCGCGCTGCTCGATGCACTGCAAACGCTGGATATCGACGACCAAATCTGGCTGGTGCAGCATCTGCCGCGTAACCTGACCGGCCGCTTAATGGCGACATTACCGCGCGCAGAGCGTAACCGCATGCGGGAAGTGATGCGCTACGGCAAAAACTGTGTCGGCGCGATCATGGAGTTCGAGGTGATCACCGTGCGCTCTGAAGTAACGCTGGCGGCGGTTCAGCGCTATCTGCGACGACTCGGCAAAATGCCGGACAACACCGACAAACTGTTTGTTATCGGCCGTGATAACCGGTTGATGGGGGAACTGGCGTTGCAAACCATTTTGCTCAATGCCGCCGGGAGGCGGGTCAGCGAAGTGATGGATGCGGATCCGGTGGCCTTTTCTCCGGAAGAGGACGCGGAAAAAGTGGCGCGTACTTTCGAGCGTGACAACCTGCTTAGCGCGGCAGTGGTCGATGATAACGGAATGTTGATGGGCCGTCTGACCATCGATGAGATCGTCAATGTGGTCTATGAAGAGACTGATAACGATTTGCGTCAGATGGGCGGTCTGAGCGCCGAAGAAGACGTGTTTGCCCCGGTAAGCAAAGCGGTGAAAACCCGCTGGGCGTGGCTGGCTATCAACTTGTGTACGGCATTTATCGCCTCGCGCGTGATCGACGGTTTTGAACACACCATTTCGCAACTGGTGGCGCTGGCGTCGCTGATGCCGATTGTCGCCGGGATTGGCGGCAACACCGGCAACCAAACTATTACCATGATTGTGCGCGCCCTGGCGTTACAAAACATTCAGCCGGGCAACTTTGCTTTCCTGATTATGCGTGAACTTGGCGTCGCGTTGATTAACGGTCTGGTGTGGGGCGGCATTATGGGCTGCATCACATGGTGGCTGTACGACGATGCGGCGCTGGGCGGCGTCATGACGCTGGCGATGGTGCTGAACTTATTGATGGCGGCGTTGATGGGAGTGTTGATCCCGATGATCATGACCCGGCTGGGGCGCGACCCGGCGGTTGGCTCCAGCGTGATGATCACCGCGATCACGGATACCGGTGGCTTCTTTATTTTTCTTGGGCTGGCGACGCTGTTTTTGCTGTAA
- a CDS encoding SulP family inorganic anion transporter produces MTEKLHSPANRSVDVLRSPSLLTRECLAGVITALALIPEVISFSVIAGVDPKVSLIASVVLCLSMSFLGGRPAMVTAAAGSVALVIGPMVNQHGMEYILPAVLLAGVIQILFGLSGMARLMRFIPHAVMTGFVNALGILIFFAQIPHFWSKDPLILGLFVLTLLIVLWLPRWVKSIPAPLVAIVLLTAFTLFSRQILPTVGDEGPMQGGLPGISSFLVPLNWQTLNIVWPCALSIAFVGLMESLLTAKLVDDLTHTPSHKGRESAGLGIANILAGFYGGIAGCAMIGQTIVNVEMGKGRTRVSTLAAALVLLLLVTALSSVMAKIPMVVLAGIMAIVAFKTFNWGSLQPATLRQAPVMETVVMLVTVVATVSTGNLAIGVLGGLVTLALTPPRWRKSANVTAKTASPAQEK; encoded by the coding sequence ATGACTGAAAAATTACACTCCCCGGCAAACCGTAGCGTTGATGTCCTGCGTTCCCCGTCATTATTGACCCGTGAATGTCTGGCTGGCGTGATCACTGCGCTGGCGCTGATCCCGGAAGTGATCTCTTTCTCGGTGATTGCCGGTGTCGACCCGAAAGTGAGCCTGATTGCCTCGGTCGTACTGTGCCTCAGCATGTCTTTTTTGGGCGGACGCCCGGCGATGGTGACGGCGGCAGCGGGGTCAGTCGCTCTGGTTATCGGTCCCATGGTTAACCAACACGGTATGGAATACATCCTCCCGGCGGTTTTACTGGCGGGGGTGATTCAAATTCTCTTCGGTCTGAGCGGTATGGCGCGACTGATGCGCTTTATTCCTCATGCGGTGATGACCGGTTTCGTCAACGCACTTGGCATTCTGATCTTCTTTGCACAAATCCCCCATTTCTGGAGCAAAGACCCGCTGATTCTGGGGCTTTTCGTACTGACGCTGCTGATTGTACTGTGGCTGCCGCGCTGGGTAAAAAGCATCCCTGCGCCGCTGGTTGCCATTGTGTTACTCACCGCGTTTACTCTCTTCAGCAGGCAGATTCTGCCGACCGTGGGCGATGAAGGCCCAATGCAGGGCGGATTACCGGGGATAAGCTCATTTCTGGTTCCGCTCAACTGGCAGACATTGAATATCGTCTGGCCCTGCGCGCTGAGTATCGCCTTTGTTGGTTTGATGGAATCCCTGCTGACCGCCAAACTGGTGGACGATTTAACCCATACGCCTTCGCACAAAGGCCGCGAGAGCGCCGGGCTTGGCATCGCCAATATTCTGGCGGGGTTCTATGGTGGAATCGCTGGCTGTGCGATGATCGGTCAGACCATTGTGAATGTGGAGATGGGTAAAGGTCGCACGCGCGTCTCAACGCTGGCCGCCGCGCTGGTGCTGTTGCTGCTGGTGACAGCACTCAGTAGCGTGATGGCGAAAATTCCGATGGTTGTGCTGGCGGGTATTATGGCCATCGTTGCCTTTAAAACCTTTAACTGGGGCAGCCTGCAACCGGCAACGCTCAGGCAGGCGCCGGTCATGGAAACGGTGGTGATGCTGGTCACGGTGGTCGCTACCGTCAGTACCGGTAACCTGGCGATTGGTGTGCTGGGCGGGCTGGTCACGCTGGCGCTCACGCCGCCAAGGTGGCGTAAGTCAGCAAACGTTACAGCAAAAACAGCGTCGCCAGCCCAAGAAAAATAA
- the mqo gene encoding malate dehydrogenase (quinone) codes for MKRMTARLFSMAVGLNAVSKAAKASASKEQETDVLLIGGGIMSATLGTWLQDLEPDWSITMVERLDALAEESSNGWNNAGTGHAALMELNYTPRAADGTVSIKKAIEINEAFRISRQFWAHQVKTGVLREPRSFINTVPHMSLVWGDDNVNFLRARYKALQQCSLFRGMRYSEDPEQIKQWAPLVMEGRDAKQKIAATRTEIGTDVNFGELTRQMIGSLQKKENFSLQLSTEVRSLKRNADNSWSVTLSNLKGGGERVVKAKFIFIGAGGAALKLLQESGIPEAADYAGFPVGGQFLVAENPDVVNHHLAKVYGQATVGAPPMSVPHIDTRIIDGKRVLLFGPFATFSTRFLKNGSLWDLLRSTNSSNILPMLTVGMTNFSLVKYLVSQVLQNEDDRFDALREYYPLAMKEDWRLWQAGQRVQIIKREAGKGGVLRLGTEVVSDKEGTIAALLGASPGASTAAPIMLELMEKVFTERFASAAWQAKLKEIIPSFGTQLNGNIEAADAELRYTSEILGLKCDESLVADATPPVQKPTTQPHNDGETVADIAL; via the coding sequence ATGAAAAGAATGACTGCCAGGCTGTTTTCGATGGCTGTCGGGCTAAATGCTGTCTCAAAGGCAGCGAAAGCGTCCGCATCGAAAGAGCAGGAAACAGATGTGCTTTTAATCGGTGGTGGGATCATGAGTGCCACATTGGGTACCTGGCTTCAAGATCTCGAACCCGACTGGTCGATTACGATGGTGGAACGGCTGGATGCCCTGGCAGAGGAGAGCTCGAACGGCTGGAACAACGCCGGTACGGGCCATGCTGCTTTAATGGAGCTGAACTACACCCCGCGCGCGGCTGACGGCACGGTCAGCATTAAAAAAGCGATTGAAATCAACGAAGCGTTCCGTATTTCTCGCCAGTTCTGGGCGCATCAGGTCAAAACCGGTGTGCTGCGCGAACCGCGCTCATTTATTAACACCGTACCGCATATGAGCCTTGTCTGGGGCGATGACAATGTGAACTTCCTGCGTGCCCGTTACAAAGCGTTGCAGCAGTGTTCGCTGTTCCGCGGTATGCGCTATTCCGAAGATCCCGAGCAGATCAAACAGTGGGCGCCGCTGGTGATGGAAGGGCGTGATGCGAAGCAAAAAATCGCCGCTACCCGCACCGAGATTGGTACCGACGTTAACTTCGGTGAACTGACGCGCCAGATGATTGGCTCATTGCAGAAAAAAGAGAACTTCTCTTTGCAACTGAGCACGGAAGTTCGCAGCCTCAAACGCAATGCCGATAACAGCTGGAGCGTGACGCTCAGCAACCTGAAAGGTGGCGGCGAGCGCGTGGTAAAAGCGAAGTTTATCTTTATTGGCGCGGGCGGCGCGGCGCTGAAATTGTTGCAGGAATCCGGTATTCCGGAAGCGGCAGACTATGCCGGTTTCCCGGTTGGCGGCCAGTTCCTGGTGGCGGAGAACCCGGATGTGGTCAACCACCATCTGGCAAAAGTCTATGGTCAGGCGACCGTTGGCGCACCGCCGATGTCGGTTCCGCATATTGATACCCGCATTATTGATGGTAAACGTGTGCTGTTGTTCGGACCGTTCGCGACCTTCTCAACACGTTTCCTGAAAAACGGTTCGCTGTGGGATCTGCTGCGTTCGACCAACTCATCCAATATCTTACCGATGCTGACGGTGGGAATGACCAACTTCAGCCTGGTAAAATATCTGGTCAGCCAGGTACTGCAAAACGAAGATGACCGCTTCGACGCACTGCGGGAATACTACCCGCTGGCGATGAAAGAGGACTGGCGTCTGTGGCAGGCGGGTCAGCGTGTACAGATCATCAAACGTGAAGCCGGGAAGGGCGGCGTACTGCGCCTCGGCACCGAAGTGGTGAGCGATAAAGAAGGTACTATTGCTGCGCTTCTGGGCGCCTCGCCGGGGGCATCTACCGCGGCGCCGATTATGCTTGAGCTGATGGAGAAAGTGTTTACTGAACGCTTTGCTTCCGCAGCCTGGCAAGCGAAGCTGAAAGAGATCATCCCCTCTTTTGGTACGCAACTTAACGGCAATATTGAAGCTGCCGATGCAGAGCTGCGCTACACCAGCGAGATCCTTGGGTTGAAATGCGACGAGTCTCTGGTAGCAGATGCCACACCACCGGTGCAGAAGCCAACGACCCAGCCGCACAACGATGGCGAAACGGTTGCGGATATCGCGTTGTAA